The sequence below is a genomic window from Calditrichota bacterium.
CGAACGTGTTCAGGAAGAGCGTGGACACCACCTGAACCGTTGTAGCTCCGGCCAGCAATTGTTTAATCAGCCCTTCCGCATCGTGAATGCCCGTGGTTGCTGAAAGATCACACGAAATCCTCCCGGCAAGAATGGAAATCCACCGCAGGGGCAAATTCATTTCATTGGGATGGCTGAACCAGTTGGCACCCTTGATTTCCATTTTTTCGATGTCAATGTCAAACTGGTAAAATCGGTTAAACAACACCAGGGCGTCAGCACCTCGGGCACAAATCTCCCGAGTCACCATGCTCATTCCCGTAAAATAAGGACCGATTTTGACCGCAATCGGCAGCGAAACCGCTTCGCGGGCCGCCTGAACAATGTCGTAGTACACTTGCTCAATCTCAAGAGACGTCTGGTACGGGTCTTTGGGCATCAATGAAATATTCAACTCCAGAGCATCGACACCCGCGTCTTCAATCTGTTTGGCGTAGGTGTTCCACCATTTGGACGTGATACAGTTTATACTTGCAATAATGGGAATTGCTATTTCCTTTTTGGCCTGGCGAATAAGCTCAATGTACTGACGTGCGCCGTACTGCATTTCCAGTTCTGAAATCAGGTAGTTGTACTCTTCCGGATGAGCCGAGGGGCCAATCTCATCTACATCGCCTATTTCTGCACGGACCTGCTCTTCAAAAAGGGATTTCAGGACGATGGCTCCAGCGCCTGCTTTCTCAGCATCCCGAAGGCCTTGAAGGGATTGCGTTAAACTACTGCTCCCCACAATGACCGGATTCTTCAGTTTCAATCCCATGTACGTTGTTGAAAGATCAACCATTAGGAACTCCTCCATATCCGTCTT
It includes:
- a CDS encoding dihydroorotate dehydrogenase-like protein, yielding MVDLSTTYMGLKLKNPVIVGSSSLTQSLQGLRDAEKAGAGAIVLKSLFEEQVRAEIGDVDEIGPSAHPEEYNYLISELEMQYGARQYIELIRQAKKEIAIPIIASINCITSKWWNTYAKQIEDAGVDALELNISLMPKDPYQTSLEIEQVYYDIVQAAREAVSLPIAVKIGPYFTGMSMVTREICARGADALVLFNRFYQFDIDIEKMEIKGANWFSHPNEMNLPLRWISILAGRISCDLSATTGIHDAEGLIKQLLAGATTVQVVSTLFLNTF